The genomic window GATTTTATATCACTTTATTTTGGAAAAGTTAGTGATGAAGAAAAAATTGATGAATTGATACATAGAACTCCTAGTTATTGTGGTTGGCAAGAAGAATGTTGGGTAACTCATTGTGATGATTTTTGTGCTTTTATTGATTATGTAGGAACTAAAGAACTAGAAAAAATGGGACTTTTAGAAGAAGTTATTAAAAATGGAAATCCTGCTGATGGAAATGAATGGAGTGAAGAACAGATAGAAATAATAAAAAATATGGTTAATGGAGGACATGTACAAGGATATTTATTCAGATGTTTACATTGTGGAAAACATTTTTTATATTTTGATGTTGATTAGAGGTAAAACTTATGAAAAAGTTGATATTGATGATATTTTTTAGCTTTATAGCCTATTCTTTTGGTTATCAGATAAAAGAAAATTTTACAGGACAGATAATAAAAAAATATGAAAATGGACAAGTGCAATCAATAGAAAATTTTAAAAATGGAAAACTTAATGGGGAGTTTAAAGAATTTTATAAAGATGGGACTCTATCTCAAATAGGAAGTTTTAAAAATGGAGATTTAGAAAATATAAAAGCTTTTTATGAAAGTGGAAATTTAAAATTTGAAGAAAATTTAAAGGATAGAAAAGGAAAATATAGAGGATATTATCCTAATGGACAGTTAGAAGAAGAGGGAGAAGTTTTTCAAGGAGAAGAAACGGGACTTTGGAAATATTATAATGAAAATGGAAAATTACTTTCAGAGGGAAAATATAAAGAGGGTAAAAAGATAGGAAAATGGAAATTATATAATCCTGATGGAAGTTTATTAAAGATAGAAAATTATAAAGAAAAATAGGGAGGGACTATGTATAAGATTGGTTATCTTGGAAATTTTGAAACAGTACCTCAAGTAGTAGAATATATCATAAATAGTGATATTGAAAAATTGGAAGAGGAATATAAAAAAGGTTGGGATATAAACAAAAAAATTACTTTAAATGAATTTATAACAGAAACTCCTTTAGAAATGGCTATACAATGTGTTAATGAAAAAGTTATTTTATGGCTTTTAGAAAAAGAAGTGAATGTAAAAGCTGGAATAGATGATTGGGTAACTCCTATTTCAAGTGCAGGGCGTTTTTTATCTTCAGAGATATGTGAATTATTAATAAAACATGGAGCATTAGAAAATTTAACTGAAAGGCAATATGAGAGAATTTTTGCTGATATTTACTATGGAAAAAAATTTGAAAATATAGATATTTTTGAAAAGTATGGAGTAACAGTTAAAAAATATGGAAATAATTGTTTGAGGGAAGCTATCTATGATAAAAATAAAAATTTAGCTCAAATGTTTTTAGACTATGGAGCTGATATAAATTACCATGAATATGAGATGGTTTTTACTGATAATTCAACTCCTGTGATGGTAGCTGTTCAAAGAAACTCTCTTGAATTAGTAAAATGGTTAGTAGAAAAGGGAGCAGATATTACAATTAAAAATAAATTTGGAGAAAGACCATATACAATAGCAGTTTTAAATGAAAATCAAGAGATGATAGAGTATATTAAAAGCTTAGAACCAGTAGATTTTCATAATGAAGAAACTAGAAAAAGTATAATAAAAAAATATAAATTGCCAAAAGATATGGTAGAGTTCTTTGATAAGGGAGATTTAAAGATAGAGTTCTCTAAAAATATTGATAGCAAATATATTGAGTTTTTTAAATTGGAAGATACAGTTGAAATGACTTGGAAAAGAAAAAAATATCTTTCTTTAGTAAAGGATTTAGAAAACTATTGGTTACATCTTTTATGGTATTCTAAAGAAAAAACTTTGTATATTTTTGATGGAGAGCATGAGGAGATTTATAAAATAGGAGATTGGAGCTATTTTATAAATAATTGTGAAGAGATTGTTGGAAAATTTATAAATGGGGAACTGTAAAGGGGCTGATATTATGCTAGAGATATTTAAAATTAGTGTATCAGAACTTTATAAAAAATCATTTAAAATAGTTATAATATTTTTATTAAATCTAGCTGTTATCTTTGGAGTAAATAAATTTGATATAAAAGTAGAAACATTTACTATTTTTATTCCAGCTATGTTGGGAATACTTTTTATAGAGGAGTGGAAAGGAAGAAGGGGAAAAGATATAGCAATAAATACTATAATCTATATAGTGATTTTCTTTTTAAATGCACTTTTACTCTATAAACAAATAGAAATTTTGGATAGAAATGAGTTTTTAAGTAATAGTCAAATATTTTTCTTTAATCTGAAAACAGTATCTACTGACATTATAGTATCTATCTTTGTTATGGGATTTTTATACTCTTTAGTTAAAGATTTAGAGGGTAGAATAGCTGTAATAGATATGTTTAGATACTTTAAAGAAAAAGCTTCAAGGATTTTGATATTGTTTTATGGAATAATTTTTACTTTGTATATCTCTGTTTTAATAT from Fusobacterium sp. FSA-380-WT-3A includes these protein-coding regions:
- a CDS encoding ankyrin repeat domain-containing protein, coding for MYKIGYLGNFETVPQVVEYIINSDIEKLEEEYKKGWDINKKITLNEFITETPLEMAIQCVNEKVILWLLEKEVNVKAGIDDWVTPISSAGRFLSSEICELLIKHGALENLTERQYERIFADIYYGKKFENIDIFEKYGVTVKKYGNNCLREAIYDKNKNLAQMFLDYGADINYHEYEMVFTDNSTPVMVAVQRNSLELVKWLVEKGADITIKNKFGERPYTIAVLNENQEMIEYIKSLEPVDFHNEETRKSIIKKYKLPKDMVEFFDKGDLKIEFSKNIDSKYIEFFKLEDTVEMTWKRKKYLSLVKDLENYWLHLLWYSKEKTLYIFDGEHEEIYKIGDWSYFINNCEEIVGKFINGEL
- a CDS encoding toxin-antitoxin system YwqK family antitoxin; this translates as MKKLILMIFFSFIAYSFGYQIKENFTGQIIKKYENGQVQSIENFKNGKLNGEFKEFYKDGTLSQIGSFKNGDLENIKAFYESGNLKFEENLKDRKGKYRGYYPNGQLEEEGEVFQGEETGLWKYYNENGKLLSEGKYKEGKKIGKWKLYNPDGSLLKIENYKEK
- a CDS encoding CbrC family protein, with the protein product MKKELPFFKYYPEPLKTGEFETDETVVCECCGKETDVYYTGPFYSVEDIEYLCPECIANGEASRKFDGDFISLYFGKVSDEEKIDELIHRTPSYCGWQEECWVTHCDDFCAFIDYVGTKELEKMGLLEEVIKNGNPADGNEWSEEQIEIIKNMVNGGHVQGYLFRCLHCGKHFLYFDVD